A genome region from Novosphingobium sp. G106 includes the following:
- a CDS encoding cytochrome c, with translation MMLRYGLALLGGFAVLALGITAHQPATAGTESPKIQATAHLYDTYCAQCHGVQRNGKGINTVGLSVQPRDHSDTVAMSSLPREQIIKAITDGGASVNKSALMPSWSGVLSKDQIEDMADYLMYVCKCDQKK, from the coding sequence ATGATGCTCCGCTATGGACTCGCACTCCTTGGTGGCTTTGCCGTGTTGGCGTTGGGGATCACCGCCCATCAGCCAGCGACCGCGGGGACCGAGAGCCCCAAGATTCAGGCGACCGCCCATCTCTACGATACATACTGTGCTCAATGCCACGGTGTTCAGCGGAACGGAAAGGGCATCAATACGGTCGGCCTGTCGGTTCAACCGCGTGACCACAGCGATACCGTCGCGATGTCGTCGCTCCCGCGCGAACAGATCATCAAGGCCATTACCGACGGAGGGGCATCGGTCAACAAGTCAGCTCTGATGCCGTCATGGTCCGGCGTCCTCAGCAAGGACCAGATCGAGGATATGGCCGACTACCTCATGTACGTCTGCAAGTGCGACCAGAAAAAGTGA
- a CDS encoding DUF4142 domain-containing protein, protein MLKKVALLGAASLLMISGVAISQDKPALNDAQIAHIAYTAGAIDVTAGKQALEKSRNSAVREFAQEMVRDHQAVNDQALALVRKLGVSPQDNPTSQALSQQATAKHTELARLRGAAFDQAYLRNEVAYHRTVNAALKDTLIPGAHNGELKSLLQTGLTLFTEHQTHAEQLAARNHR, encoded by the coding sequence ATGCTGAAGAAGGTCGCCCTACTTGGGGCCGCGAGCCTGCTCATGATCTCCGGCGTTGCCATCTCGCAGGACAAGCCTGCACTCAACGATGCCCAGATAGCGCATATCGCCTACACGGCCGGCGCCATCGACGTGACCGCAGGCAAGCAGGCGCTGGAAAAATCTAGGAACAGCGCGGTCCGGGAATTCGCGCAGGAAATGGTCCGTGATCATCAGGCGGTCAACGATCAGGCCCTCGCATTGGTCAGGAAGCTCGGCGTTTCGCCTCAAGACAATCCCACTAGCCAGGCGCTCTCGCAACAGGCTACCGCAAAGCACACAGAGCTGGCACGGCTCCGCGGCGCAGCTTTCGACCAGGCCTATCTCCGTAACGAAGTCGCCTATCACCGCACGGTCAACGCCGCGCTCAAGGACACGCTCATTCCAGGCGCGCACAATGGTGAACTCAAGTCATTGCTGCAGACCGGGCTCACCCTGTTCACCGAGCACCAGACTCACGCCGAGCAGCTCGCAGCGAGAAACCACCGATGA
- the hemA gene encoding 5-aminolevulinate synthase, translating into MTPKSASTTPAPRRQSRAHYDVIFDAALAKLQDEGRYRVFIDILRNKGSFPDARCFAGHNGPKPIVVWCSNDYLSMGQHPKVIAAMEQALHDVGAGSGGTRNIGGNTHYHINLELELADLHGKEGALLFTSGYISNDATLSTLAKVLPGCVIFSDALNHASMIAGIQSSGCAKKVWRHNDIAHLEELLIEADPAVPKLIAFESVYSMDGDVAPIHEICDLAEKYSAITYLDEVHAVGMYGLRGGGISERDGAAHRVTVIEGTLAKAIGVMGGYIAADRRIIDVIRSYAPGFIFTTSLSPVLVAGALASVRHLKSSSAERDRQQATAAMLKEQFVNAGLPVMPSSTHIVPLMVGDPVKAKQISDILLAEYGIYVQPINYPTVPRGTERLRFTPGPTHSAAMVRELTVALSEIWQRLDMCLAA; encoded by the coding sequence ATGACACCAAAAAGCGCCTCGACAACTCCCGCGCCCCGCCGCCAGAGCCGGGCCCACTATGATGTGATCTTCGATGCTGCCTTGGCCAAGCTGCAGGACGAGGGGCGTTATCGGGTCTTTATCGACATCTTGCGCAACAAGGGATCGTTCCCCGACGCCCGCTGCTTTGCGGGCCACAATGGTCCCAAGCCTATCGTCGTGTGGTGTTCGAACGACTATCTCTCGATGGGCCAACATCCCAAGGTAATCGCGGCCATGGAACAGGCATTGCACGACGTCGGCGCCGGGTCAGGCGGGACGCGCAATATCGGCGGCAACACGCACTATCATATCAACCTAGAGCTCGAACTGGCCGACCTTCATGGAAAGGAAGGCGCGCTCCTTTTCACGTCCGGTTATATCTCGAACGATGCGACGCTTTCCACGCTCGCGAAAGTTCTGCCCGGCTGCGTGATCTTCTCCGATGCGCTCAATCACGCGAGTATGATCGCCGGCATCCAGTCCTCCGGATGCGCGAAGAAAGTGTGGCGCCACAACGATATTGCGCATCTTGAGGAACTGCTGATCGAGGCGGATCCAGCGGTACCCAAACTCATCGCCTTCGAAAGCGTCTACTCGATGGATGGCGATGTCGCGCCTATCCACGAGATCTGCGATCTTGCTGAAAAATACAGTGCGATCACCTATCTCGATGAGGTGCATGCCGTCGGCATGTATGGGCTGCGCGGGGGCGGGATCTCCGAGCGGGATGGCGCGGCGCATCGCGTAACCGTGATCGAAGGTACGCTCGCCAAAGCCATCGGGGTCATGGGCGGTTATATTGCGGCCGATCGCCGCATCATCGACGTGATCCGCAGCTATGCGCCTGGTTTCATCTTCACGACGTCACTCTCACCCGTCCTGGTTGCCGGGGCATTGGCCAGCGTCCGCCATCTCAAGTCATCGAGCGCGGAGCGGGACCGACAGCAAGCTACAGCTGCCATGCTCAAGGAACAGTTCGTAAACGCAGGCTTGCCGGTCATGCCGTCGAGCACTCACATCGTTCCGCTCATGGTCGGTGATCCTGTCAAAGCGAAGCAGATCAGCGACATCCTGCTCGCAGAATACGGGATCTATGTGCAGCCGATCAATTACCCAACGGTTCCCCGCGGTACCGAACGGCTACGTTTTACACCGGGCCCCACGCACAGCGCTGCCATGGTGCGCGAGCTTACGGTCGCGCTCTCCGAAATCTGGCAGCGCCTCGACATGTGTCTGGCGGCCTGA
- a CDS encoding Rrf2 family transcriptional regulator — MRLTRYTDYSLRVLIHLALNDDRLCSIGEMSRTYDVSHNHLMKVVNALAHDGFIKTMRGRAGGMQLARPPEEITVGEVVRRTEEGLQLADCSGCALSPACGLTGVLAKGMQAMMAVFDSYTIADLLADKEAMRRLMNRESPLGIGTT, encoded by the coding sequence GTGCGACTCACACGCTATACGGACTATTCGCTCAGGGTGCTGATCCACCTGGCGCTGAACGACGATCGGCTATGCTCGATCGGCGAGATGTCGCGCACCTATGACGTTTCTCACAATCACCTGATGAAGGTGGTCAATGCGCTGGCCCATGACGGGTTCATCAAGACGATGCGTGGCCGCGCGGGTGGCATGCAACTCGCGCGGCCGCCTGAAGAGATCACTGTCGGTGAGGTCGTTCGCCGGACCGAGGAAGGTTTGCAACTGGCCGATTGCTCGGGCTGCGCGCTTTCGCCGGCATGCGGCCTGACGGGCGTGTTGGCAAAGGGGATGCAGGCGATGATGGCGGTATTCGACTCCTACACGATCGCGGATCTGCTCGCGGACAAGGAGGCGATGCGGCGTCTGATGAATCGCGAGTCCCCTCTCGGTATCGGAACGACTTGA
- a CDS encoding multicopper oxidase domain-containing protein, whose product MRKSLLLAASAFIGLACQPALAKDVELRLTAKEVSLPIDNKGTMQASWTYEGQVPGPVLRVTEGDRVTIVLTNDAANKNSHSIDLHAARVDVVKDFEAIKPGETKTFSFVATYPGAFYYHCGSDPMYQHIARGMFGVILVDPKDTKALPPADREYVLVQSEVYPNPDDLHSIMKSDWNHVVFNGVAFKYDPVHDPASTKMLVAKPGERVRVYFVNAGPNEYSTLHPIAGIWDAVYPSGNPKNKKVGMQSLVVGPGDGATFDLISPVEGANVIVDHSMAHAHTGAMAVVMFSKDADPNMGRGNLILVP is encoded by the coding sequence ATGAGAAAATCTCTGCTTCTTGCCGCGTCCGCCTTCATTGGACTGGCCTGCCAGCCTGCGCTTGCCAAGGACGTTGAACTCCGCCTCACCGCCAAAGAGGTTTCCCTGCCGATCGACAACAAGGGGACGATGCAGGCCTCATGGACTTACGAAGGACAGGTTCCCGGGCCCGTGCTGCGCGTCACGGAGGGCGATCGCGTCACGATCGTGCTGACCAATGATGCCGCCAACAAGAACTCGCATTCGATCGACTTGCACGCCGCACGCGTCGACGTCGTCAAGGATTTCGAGGCAATCAAGCCCGGCGAGACGAAGACCTTCAGCTTCGTCGCGACCTACCCGGGCGCCTTTTATTACCATTGCGGCTCCGACCCCATGTATCAGCACATCGCTCGCGGTATGTTCGGCGTTATCCTTGTCGATCCCAAGGATACGAAAGCCCTGCCGCCTGCGGACCGCGAATATGTTCTCGTCCAGTCGGAGGTCTATCCGAACCCCGACGACCTTCACTCGATCATGAAAAGCGACTGGAATCACGTCGTCTTCAACGGCGTCGCCTTCAAGTACGATCCGGTGCACGATCCGGCATCGACGAAAATGCTCGTGGCAAAGCCCGGCGAACGCGTGCGGGTCTATTTCGTCAACGCCGGTCCGAATGAATATTCAACGCTCCATCCCATCGCCGGCATCTGGGACGCTGTCTATCCGAGCGGCAATCCTAAGAACAAGAAAGTCGGTATGCAGAGCCTAGTCGTCGGCCCCGGCGACGGCGCAACCTTCGATCTCATTTCTCCGGTCGAAGGTGCCAATGTAATCGTCGATCATTCCATGGCTCATGCGCATACGGGTGCCATGGCAGTGGTAATGTTTTCGAAAGACGCCGACCCCAATATGGGTCGCGGGAACCTCATCCTCGTACCCTGA
- a CDS encoding DUF6306 domain-containing protein — translation MTNDPSSPVCYAAQADDAYMGYAPRDELLAALNELLEAERAGAKVALASSKPETNGAYTNLMQRVRADEARWCAMLTCQIGRLGGLPSDETGAFHQKALAIADPLDRLIFLNRGQAWVVRRLEALLRRVRDDDLHRHLKDMLESHRANIEATASYLAIANNPT, via the coding sequence ATGACCAACGATCCATCCTCGCCGGTCTGCTATGCAGCGCAAGCCGATGACGCCTATATGGGCTATGCTCCTCGCGATGAGCTTCTTGCTGCCTTAAACGAGCTGCTGGAAGCCGAACGAGCGGGGGCAAAGGTCGCGCTCGCCAGCAGCAAGCCAGAGACGAACGGCGCCTACACGAACTTGATGCAAAGAGTGCGCGCGGATGAGGCGCGTTGGTGTGCGATGCTTACGTGCCAGATAGGTCGCCTCGGCGGCCTGCCATCCGATGAAACGGGGGCGTTTCACCAGAAAGCCCTCGCTATTGCAGATCCACTCGACCGGCTTATCTTCCTCAATCGGGGGCAGGCCTGGGTCGTGCGCAGGCTTGAAGCCTTGCTCCGGCGGGTACGTGACGACGATTTGCATCGCCATCTCAAAGATATGTTGGAGAGCCACCGGGCTAATATCGAAGCGACCGCGAGCTACTTGGCGATAGCCAACAACCCGACTTGA
- a CDS encoding PepSY domain-containing protein has protein sequence MSADEARSASLIRSSLYNSVWRWHFYAGMIVIPFILVLAVTGAAYLFKPQVERWEERAFHGLPVASAVEPHVQVAAALAAFPGTRLSSYRLPDRTGDAAMIHLVTPDGRVACDAFVSPRGEVLGSMLPEARMMAWIKRLHGQLLLGKRGSWLVELVASWAIVLVLSGLYLWWPRRGGLAGVIWPRLLSGKRVFWRDLHAVTGFWISGLVLLLLATGLPWAGLWGGAFKAVRTELGWLKGPQTWTLGGEAPRLENSASHAMHNQAAPMRMVPTPPAVRTSIDDFVVKAKQEQLAFPVIVTPPDPAGTNGIFAWTVRSDAQNRPLQMTITYDAGTGREIAREGFADGHIADRIVGYGIAWHEGQLFGWLNQLIGVLTAIGLIVMAISGFILWRRRKPEHGLGAPPPAKFTERMGIVVAIALVLAAVLPLLAASLVVLWLFERLALPHLPRVAAWLGASRRGAPA, from the coding sequence ATGAGCGCGGATGAAGCAAGGTCGGCGAGCCTCATCCGATCGAGCCTCTATAACTCCGTCTGGCGCTGGCATTTTTATGCAGGAATGATCGTCATACCTTTCATCCTGGTCTTGGCGGTGACGGGGGCAGCCTACCTGTTCAAGCCTCAGGTGGAGCGATGGGAAGAGCGCGCTTTCCATGGATTGCCGGTTGCGTCCGCTGTCGAACCGCACGTACAAGTGGCTGCTGCTCTTGCTGCGTTCCCCGGCACGCGTCTGAGCAGCTATCGCCTGCCCGACCGCACAGGCGACGCGGCGATGATCCATCTTGTCACACCGGATGGCCGCGTGGCCTGCGATGCCTTCGTCTCGCCGCGAGGTGAGGTGTTGGGAAGCATGTTGCCAGAGGCGCGCATGATGGCATGGATCAAACGGCTCCACGGACAATTGCTGCTTGGCAAGCGGGGGAGTTGGCTCGTCGAACTCGTTGCAAGCTGGGCGATCGTCCTGGTGCTATCAGGTCTTTATCTCTGGTGGCCGCGTCGCGGCGGCCTGGCGGGCGTGATCTGGCCGAGATTGCTCAGCGGGAAGCGCGTTTTCTGGCGCGACCTCCACGCCGTGACCGGGTTCTGGATTTCCGGCCTGGTTCTCTTATTGCTCGCTACCGGCCTGCCTTGGGCCGGACTGTGGGGCGGCGCATTCAAGGCTGTTCGGACGGAACTGGGTTGGCTCAAGGGTCCGCAGACTTGGACACTAGGCGGCGAAGCGCCCCGGCTCGAGAACAGCGCCAGCCATGCCATGCACAACCAGGCAGCGCCCATGCGCATGGTGCCGACGCCGCCCGCAGTTCGTACCAGCATCGACGATTTTGTCGTTAAGGCAAAGCAGGAGCAGCTGGCTTTCCCCGTCATCGTGACTCCGCCAGACCCCGCCGGAACGAATGGCATCTTTGCCTGGACGGTACGATCCGATGCGCAGAATCGGCCTCTACAAATGACCATCACTTACGATGCCGGCACCGGTCGGGAGATCGCACGCGAGGGCTTCGCTGATGGGCATATCGCTGACCGCATCGTCGGCTACGGGATTGCCTGGCACGAGGGCCAACTTTTTGGCTGGCTTAACCAGCTCATCGGAGTGCTGACTGCAATCGGACTGATCGTCATGGCCATCAGCGGTTTCATTCTGTGGCGCCGCCGTAAACCCGAACACGGGCTCGGCGCACCGCCCCCCGCGAAATTCACCGAACGCATGGGCATCGTCGTCGCAATAGCGCTGGTGCTTGCTGCTGTGCTGCCGCTTCTGGCCGCCTCTCTCGTGGTCCTCTGGCTGTTTGAAAGGCTCGCACTCCCACATTTGCCCCGGGTCGCCGCATGGCTGGGAGCATCAAGGCGCGGCGCTCCGGCATGA
- a CDS encoding TonB-dependent receptor yields MSRFFLSTSGLAALLAASAPAFADTNDEDSGHDLASDIVVTGRLEDRSLHELKTPALGVGIDGRQIAAINAINAEDAVRYAPALVVRKRFIGDANATLSFRNMHSTQTPRALVTVDGFNISNFLGADFDTAPKWGVLAPDDIARAEIIYGPTSARYSGNSMGGTLLLKTRDITASAARLSTQVFSQNYKYYKTDEDLFGWAVDAGFDFTLGSRGGLSISYRHFENKGQPMEWRTVNASSPFGSQGIVDKELSFLRIGAQDSTVDSSEDQLRMRGQYDLGGGWALHGLAALFAKREDTLHPKTFLRDASGAATFIGIDGVNVGAARSTELLMGVGLSGEAASWKLDVSFSRFDVLDDKTRTSDNFDVVTGARPLAGRLLGYDAGWNSLEVSAEKSFGVHTLALGLSYAGYSDNNRTYTATDWLHATVTGLRDASGGKTRLIGAFVEDGITLSPRFIATFGLRYETWRASQGFLTAAGATDRYGERHNDAWSPKAALSFKPDALTQIVVSASLATRFPTVGELYQAGLIAYGANVGELDLNGFNPALKPERAIDLQVTTSRRFGNVKMTLSGYRQDVRDTIFSQTIAVPDAVTGDLTQSSLMTNIGNVRTWGADLIVSAEQVLIDGLSIDANVSWIDAEVTRNPLNPALVGNKFPRVPMWRANASLRYSPTADWTLAANFRHQSTPDRNIENSSTSRCDTFYCVSSFSFVDVKASRRLGAIELSAGVDNLLNEKAFVYHPYPGRTFVFSLKWNGEFQ; encoded by the coding sequence ATGTCCAGATTCTTTCTCTCCACCAGCGGACTCGCCGCGCTGCTTGCTGCATCCGCTCCAGCCTTCGCAGACACGAATGATGAGGACAGTGGCCACGATCTCGCCTCAGATATTGTGGTTACCGGCCGCCTAGAGGACCGGAGCTTGCACGAACTCAAGACTCCAGCGCTTGGCGTTGGGATCGATGGTAGGCAGATAGCGGCGATCAACGCGATCAATGCCGAAGATGCAGTACGCTACGCGCCCGCTCTGGTTGTGCGTAAACGCTTCATTGGCGATGCCAATGCGACGCTCTCCTTCCGAAATATGCACTCGACGCAGACGCCGCGAGCGCTGGTGACGGTTGATGGCTTCAACATCTCGAATTTCCTTGGCGCGGACTTCGACACGGCGCCGAAGTGGGGAGTGCTGGCTCCGGACGATATCGCCCGTGCAGAGATCATCTATGGGCCGACCTCTGCGCGCTATTCGGGCAACTCGATGGGCGGGACCTTGCTTCTCAAGACCCGTGACATCACTGCCTCGGCCGCTCGCCTCAGCACGCAAGTGTTCAGCCAGAACTACAAATATTATAAAACTGACGAAGATCTGTTCGGCTGGGCGGTCGATGCCGGGTTTGATTTCACATTGGGATCACGCGGCGGCCTCTCGATAAGCTACCGGCATTTCGAGAATAAAGGTCAGCCAATGGAATGGCGGACGGTCAACGCTTCATCTCCCTTTGGCAGCCAGGGTATCGTCGACAAGGAACTCTCCTTCCTGCGGATTGGAGCGCAGGACTCGACAGTGGATTCTAGCGAAGATCAGCTTCGTATGCGCGGCCAATATGACTTGGGCGGCGGCTGGGCTCTACATGGTCTCGCGGCGCTCTTTGCGAAGCGAGAGGATACGCTCCATCCCAAGACCTTTCTGCGCGATGCAAGCGGCGCTGCGACCTTTATCGGCATCGATGGGGTAAATGTGGGCGCGGCGCGGTCGACCGAACTGCTGATGGGCGTTGGCCTGTCGGGCGAAGCCGCAAGCTGGAAGTTGGACGTTTCCTTCAGCCGGTTCGACGTCCTTGACGACAAGACCCGGACTTCCGACAATTTCGATGTTGTGACCGGCGCACGACCGCTCGCGGGGCGGCTCCTTGGCTACGACGCCGGTTGGAATAGCTTGGAGGTCTCGGCCGAGAAAAGCTTCGGGGTCCATACGCTCGCACTTGGCCTCTCCTATGCCGGATACTCGGACAATAACCGCACATACACGGCGACCGATTGGCTGCATGCGACGGTCACCGGTCTTCGCGATGCGTCGGGTGGTAAGACCCGTCTCATCGGCGCTTTCGTCGAGGATGGCATCACGTTGTCGCCGCGATTTATCGCGACCTTTGGTTTGCGGTACGAAACCTGGCGCGCCTCGCAGGGCTTCCTTACTGCTGCCGGCGCCACTGACCGATACGGAGAACGCCACAATGATGCCTGGTCGCCCAAGGCGGCCCTGAGTTTCAAGCCCGACGCCCTCACCCAGATCGTTGTCTCCGCCTCGCTGGCGACGCGCTTCCCCACGGTGGGCGAACTCTATCAGGCTGGCCTCATCGCCTACGGCGCCAATGTCGGCGAGCTCGACCTCAACGGCTTCAATCCTGCTCTGAAGCCCGAACGGGCGATTGACCTGCAAGTCACCACCTCGCGGCGTTTCGGCAATGTGAAGATGACGCTGTCGGGCTATCGGCAGGACGTCCGGGACACCATCTTCTCGCAGACCATCGCTGTTCCCGATGCTGTCACAGGCGATCTCACGCAGAGCTCGCTAATGACCAATATCGGAAACGTCCGTACCTGGGGGGCTGATCTGATCGTGTCGGCCGAACAGGTCTTGATCGATGGCCTGTCGATCGATGCCAATGTTTCATGGATCGACGCGGAAGTGACCCGCAACCCGCTCAATCCGGCGTTGGTCGGTAACAAATTTCCCCGCGTGCCCATGTGGCGGGCCAATGCAAGCCTTCGTTACAGCCCGACGGCCGATTGGACACTGGCTGCAAATTTCCGTCATCAAAGCACGCCTGATCGCAACATCGAAAATAGCAGTACATCGCGGTGTGATACCTTCTACTGCGTTTCATCCTTCTCGTTCGTCGACGTGAAGGCGAGCAGGCGATTGGGGGCTATCGAGTTGTCCGCAGGCGTCGATAACCTGCTCAACGAAAAGGCGTTCGTCTATCATCCCTACCCAGGCCGAACCTTCGTCTTCAGCCTGAAATGGAACGGAGAGTTCCAATGA
- a CDS encoding multicopper oxidase domain-containing protein, producing MPDLTRRDAVLTGLGAAIAVPALTASSTSGVQAAPARGKSRPGATQHKFEMNIEETKITLVGNQSFKTFAFGGQVPAPLFHVREGDEVEVVLNNLTTLPHTIHWHGLLQRGTWEMDGVPDMTQLGIQPGDSFTYKFVAEPAGTMWYHCHVNVNEHVATRGMWGPFIIDPIKPTPLEREVTGDYILMFSEWASAWADKLGQGGMPGDVFDYFTINGKSFPETQPIRVKEGDVIRLRMFGAGGGFHAIHIHGHVFQIAFKDGHPLPAPINADTVLVGPGERYDIILRCDNPGRWMIHDHVDSHTMNGHTPHGGVMTLIEYEGIPRDQPWYHWAHKEFVPDFYYEQSLRKPHGIYPNPAFKGVPVA from the coding sequence ATGCCAGATTTGACGCGCCGGGACGCCGTATTGACGGGATTGGGGGCGGCCATTGCAGTTCCGGCACTGACCGCGTCCTCCACCTCGGGCGTCCAAGCGGCGCCCGCACGTGGAAAAAGTCGTCCCGGCGCGACCCAGCACAAATTCGAAATGAACATCGAAGAGACCAAGATCACGCTCGTCGGCAATCAGTCCTTCAAGACGTTCGCCTTCGGCGGTCAGGTCCCCGCACCGCTGTTCCATGTGCGCGAAGGCGACGAAGTCGAGGTCGTCCTCAACAATCTAACCACGCTTCCGCACACTATCCATTGGCACGGCCTGTTGCAGCGCGGGACGTGGGAGATGGACGGCGTGCCCGATATGACCCAACTCGGCATCCAGCCTGGTGACAGCTTCACCTACAAGTTCGTCGCCGAGCCGGCGGGTACCATGTGGTATCACTGCCATGTCAATGTGAACGAGCATGTCGCGACGCGCGGCATGTGGGGGCCGTTCATCATCGATCCGATCAAGCCGACCCCGCTCGAGCGGGAGGTTACGGGGGACTATATCCTCATGTTCTCCGAATGGGCCTCGGCCTGGGCGGACAAACTCGGACAGGGCGGTATGCCCGGCGACGTATTCGACTACTTCACCATAAACGGCAAATCGTTCCCAGAAACGCAACCCATTCGCGTCAAGGAAGGCGACGTCATCCGCCTCCGGATGTTCGGTGCAGGGGGCGGCTTCCACGCAATCCACATCCATGGACATGTGTTCCAGATCGCCTTCAAGGATGGTCATCCCCTGCCTGCGCCAATCAACGCGGACACGGTCCTCGTGGGGCCGGGTGAGCGCTACGACATCATCCTGCGCTGCGACAATCCGGGCCGCTGGATGATCCATGACCACGTCGACAGCCATACCATGAACGGCCACACGCCACACGGCGGCGTCATGACCCTCATCGAATACGAAGGCATCCCGCGCGACCAGCCCTGGTACCACTGGGCGCACAAGGAGTTCGTCCCGGACTTCTACTACGAACAAAGCCTCAGGAAGCCTCACGGGATCTACCCGAACCCGGCTTTCAAAGGTGTCCCGGTCGCCTGA
- a CDS encoding c-type cytochrome has translation MKAPFVIAACASAAVLALAARPAVVDAQGSSSELTTQCAACHTLSKPANATLEHLWTRKGPDLWYAGDKFNRDWLVAWLQNPTTIRVGGVLWFKHAKAGEPRDTIDTAAVEKHPKVDAATAERLADALLLLKSDSLVPSGGYKPEAANMTMGKLAFSKLRGCVACHQDAQGEGGLSGPELYDAGKRLRPDYVIAYTKNPQLFDPHVWMPTPTLSEPDLQRLTGYITSLGKENK, from the coding sequence ATGAAAGCGCCGTTCGTCATCGCCGCCTGCGCAAGTGCCGCAGTCCTCGCCCTTGCCGCGCGCCCTGCCGTTGTCGACGCGCAAGGCTCGTCTTCGGAACTGACGACACAATGCGCGGCATGCCATACGCTCAGCAAGCCCGCCAATGCGACGCTCGAGCACCTATGGACACGCAAAGGTCCCGATCTCTGGTACGCCGGCGACAAGTTCAACAGAGACTGGCTCGTGGCCTGGTTGCAAAACCCGACAACCATCCGCGTTGGCGGCGTGCTCTGGTTCAAGCATGCCAAAGCCGGTGAGCCTCGCGATACGATAGATACCGCCGCGGTCGAGAAGCATCCAAAGGTCGATGCCGCGACCGCCGAGCGGCTGGCAGACGCGCTCCTTCTGCTCAAGAGCGACAGTCTTGTCCCGTCGGGCGGATACAAGCCCGAGGCCGCCAACATGACAATGGGCAAGCTAGCCTTCAGCAAGCTGCGCGGCTGTGTCGCCTGCCATCAGGACGCGCAAGGCGAGGGCGGTCTCTCCGGTCCGGAACTCTACGACGCGGGTAAGCGCCTGCGGCCCGACTACGTGATTGCCTATACCAAGAACCCGCAGTTGTTCGATCCGCACGTCTGGATGCCAACCCCCACGCTGTCCGAGCCCGATCTCCAGCGCCTGACCGGCTACATCACGTCTTTGGGCAAGGAGAACAAATGA
- a CDS encoding RNA polymerase sigma factor, whose translation MLPREPLRSRGIQASFEATATIPGIAHKVGQIGSLRRKTMMTMPVTQKDIAQLSDVDLAKRVSQRDPRAVRLMTERNNQRLFRAAWSVLGNRAEAEDAVQACYLLALKAIGDFEGRSSLSTWLTRIVINEALGRERVAQRRRARLDAESVVDLEEYREKLMGGSIDRAGPDGNLAVKQIRARLEAAIGELPPEFRLVFVMREVEGATIEEIANATGVSAPTVKTRLFRARRRLREALAPDLQASLIGAFPFAGADCEALTQRVMIQIFD comes from the coding sequence ATGCTTCCTCGGGAACCTTTGCGTTCACGCGGCATCCAAGCGTCATTCGAGGCAACCGCGACGATCCCGGGCATTGCCCATAAGGTCGGGCAGATTGGTTCGCTCAGACGAAAGACGATGATGACGATGCCCGTTACCCAAAAGGATATTGCTCAACTTTCCGATGTCGATCTGGCCAAGCGGGTGAGCCAGCGGGATCCTCGCGCCGTCCGGCTCATGACGGAAAGGAACAACCAGCGACTATTTCGCGCGGCTTGGAGCGTCCTGGGTAATCGCGCGGAAGCGGAAGATGCCGTACAGGCCTGCTATCTCCTTGCCCTCAAGGCGATCGGGGATTTCGAAGGCCGTTCGTCCCTCTCGACCTGGCTGACCCGTATCGTCATCAACGAAGCGCTTGGCCGAGAGCGCGTTGCGCAGCGCCGACGTGCCAGGCTCGATGCGGAGTCGGTAGTGGACCTCGAGGAGTATCGCGAAAAGTTGATGGGCGGATCAATTGACCGGGCTGGCCCGGACGGCAACCTGGCGGTCAAACAGATCCGCGCGCGTCTCGAGGCGGCGATCGGTGAGTTACCACCCGAGTTCAGGCTCGTTTTCGTCATGCGGGAGGTTGAAGGGGCAACCATTGAGGAAATTGCCAACGCCACCGGCGTAAGCGCACCTACAGTGAAGACGCGGTTATTCCGGGCGCGTAGACGGCTGCGTGAGGCCCTGGCTCCTGATCTGCAGGCGAGCCTTATTGGCGCCTTTCCCTTTGCGGGTGCTGATTGTGAAGCCTTGACGCAAAGGGTGATGATCCAGATCTTCGATTGA